A stretch of Microbacterium sp. 4R-513 DNA encodes these proteins:
- a CDS encoding serine hydrolase domain-containing protein: protein MTTPLQSLLDSHVERGTILGAVALLGTADGMPEQVTVGSVAVDGPPLRSDAIMRIQSMTKAVTSVSALRLVASGRLGLDDGLEPWLPELADRRVLASPAAALSETVPATRPITLRHLLTNTSGYGMIPAESPLQRAMAENGTEAGVDPVALGADEWLARLAELPLAFQPGEGWRYHHSFSILGILLSRITGRLAGDHLRDDLFDPLGMVDTSFWAPPEKAHRLPAAYRHAKTGFLETEPVGGGFSAGEPPFDVSHGELVSTADDYFGFLRMLVHGGIAQTGPARGERIVPAELAAAMVRDQVPASAKASDSFFSPDFWEHTGWGYGVGVETTGPHPGRYTWSGGQGTNFYVDPDGTIGVLLTQREADGGFGELISEFQDLPAQS from the coding sequence ATGACGACGCCGTTGCAGAGCCTCCTGGATTCGCACGTCGAGCGCGGAACGATCCTGGGCGCTGTCGCCCTTCTCGGCACTGCCGACGGCATGCCCGAGCAGGTCACGGTCGGCTCAGTCGCAGTGGACGGACCCCCTCTGCGATCCGATGCGATCATGCGGATCCAGTCGATGACGAAGGCGGTCACGAGCGTGTCGGCCCTGCGACTGGTCGCCTCGGGACGTCTGGGGCTCGATGACGGCCTCGAGCCGTGGCTGCCCGAGCTGGCCGATCGTCGTGTGCTGGCCTCGCCCGCGGCGGCGCTTTCCGAGACGGTGCCCGCCACTCGGCCGATCACGCTCCGGCACCTCCTCACGAATACCAGCGGATACGGCATGATCCCCGCCGAGTCGCCGCTGCAGCGTGCGATGGCCGAGAACGGCACCGAGGCGGGCGTCGACCCGGTCGCGCTGGGCGCGGACGAGTGGCTCGCGCGGCTCGCCGAACTGCCACTCGCCTTCCAGCCGGGCGAGGGATGGCGCTACCACCACTCGTTCTCGATCCTGGGCATCCTCCTCTCCCGGATCACCGGCCGGCTCGCCGGTGACCACCTGCGCGACGATCTGTTCGACCCGCTCGGCATGGTCGACACGTCCTTCTGGGCGCCCCCCGAGAAAGCGCATCGACTGCCGGCCGCGTACCGGCACGCGAAGACCGGGTTCCTGGAGACGGAGCCGGTCGGTGGCGGCTTCTCCGCGGGCGAGCCGCCGTTCGATGTGAGCCACGGCGAGCTGGTGTCGACCGCGGACGACTACTTCGGGTTCTTGCGGATGCTGGTGCACGGCGGCATCGCCCAGACCGGCCCCGCGCGGGGCGAGCGGATCGTCCCGGCGGAACTGGCGGCTGCGATGGTCCGAGACCAGGTTCCTGCTTCCGCGAAGGCGAGCGACAGCTTCTTCTCTCCCGATTTCTGGGAGCACACAGGCTGGGGCTATGGGGTCGGCGTCGAGACGACGGGGCCGCACCCCGGTCGGTACACCTGGTCGGGAGGACAGGGGACGAACTTCTACGTCGATCCGGACGGCACCATCGGCGTCCTCCTCACGCAGCGAGAGGCGGATGGTGGTTTCGGAGAGCTCATCTCCGAGTTCCAGGACCTGCCCGCACAGAGCTGA
- a CDS encoding bifunctional methylenetetrahydrofolate dehydrogenase/methenyltetrahydrofolate cyclohydrolase, whose product MTAQKLDGRAAAADIKAELKGRVDALKERGITPGIATVLVGADPASQLYVGMKHRESEAIGMNSIQRELPADATQEDVEALIDDLNADPSCHGYIVQLPLPKHLDTDAILERIDPAKDADGLHPTNLGRLVLNVNSPITTPLPCTPRGVIELLVRNGYDLAGKHVVVVGRGVTIGRSIGLLLTRREYNATVTLTHTGTVDLGKHLRDADVIVAAAGVKHIVQAADVKPGAAVLDVGVTRETDPETGKSVVHGDVAPDVAEVAGWLSPNPGGVGPMTVALLMTNVVEAAERAAEG is encoded by the coding sequence ATGACGGCACAGAAGCTGGACGGCCGCGCGGCCGCGGCCGACATCAAGGCGGAGCTGAAGGGCCGCGTCGATGCGCTGAAGGAGCGCGGCATCACACCCGGCATCGCGACGGTGCTCGTGGGCGCCGACCCCGCGTCGCAGCTGTACGTCGGCATGAAGCACCGCGAATCCGAGGCGATCGGGATGAACTCGATTCAGCGCGAGCTGCCCGCCGACGCGACGCAGGAGGACGTCGAGGCGCTGATCGACGACCTCAACGCCGACCCGTCGTGCCACGGCTACATCGTCCAGCTGCCCCTTCCCAAGCACCTGGACACGGACGCGATCCTCGAGCGCATCGACCCGGCGAAGGACGCCGATGGCCTGCATCCGACGAACCTGGGCCGGCTCGTGCTCAACGTCAACTCGCCGATCACCACGCCGTTGCCGTGCACGCCGCGGGGAGTCATCGAGCTGCTCGTGAGGAACGGGTACGACCTCGCCGGCAAGCATGTCGTGGTCGTCGGCCGCGGAGTCACGATCGGGCGGTCCATCGGACTCCTGCTCACCCGTCGCGAGTACAACGCGACGGTCACGCTGACCCACACGGGAACCGTGGACCTCGGCAAGCACCTCCGCGATGCCGACGTCATCGTCGCCGCGGCGGGCGTGAAGCACATCGTGCAGGCGGCCGACGTGAAGCCCGGCGCCGCCGTGCTCGACGTCGGCGTGACACGGGAGACCGACCCCGAGACCGGCAAGAGCGTCGTGCACGGGGATGTCGCGCCCGATGTCGCCGAGGTCGCCGGGTGGCTCTCGCCGAACCCCGGGGGAGTGGGCCCGATGACGGTGGCGCTCCTCATGACGAACGTGGTCGAGGCCGCGGAGCGCGCCGCCGAGGGCTGA
- the glyA gene encoding serine hydroxymethyltransferase, producing the protein MTDQFFNAPLAEVDPEIAQVLERELDRQRGYLEMIASENFVPVSVLQSQGSVLTNKYAEGYPGRRYYGGCEEVDVAEELAIDRAKALFGAKFANVQPHSGATANAAVLHAIARPGDTLLGLSLDQGGHLTHGMKINFSGRLYNIVAYGVDPETSVIDMDEVHRLAVEHKPKVIIAGWSAYPRQLDFARFRAIADEVGAYLWVDMAHFAGLVAAGVHPSPVPHAHVVSSTVHKTIGGPRSGFILTNDEDLAKKLNTAVFPGQQGGPLMHVIAAKATAFKLAATPEFKERQERVLRGAHIIAERLSLQDVKDAGITVRSGGTDVHLVLVDLRNAEIDGKQAEDLLHEIHITVNRNAVPNDPRPPMVTSGLRIGTPALATRGFGDAEFTEVADVIALALQPGADVEALRARVAALTAAFPLYPGLQQ; encoded by the coding sequence ATGACCGATCAGTTCTTCAACGCCCCTCTCGCCGAGGTCGACCCCGAGATCGCGCAGGTGCTCGAGCGCGAGCTCGATCGTCAGCGCGGCTATCTCGAGATGATCGCGTCCGAGAACTTCGTGCCCGTGTCGGTGCTGCAGTCGCAGGGCTCGGTGCTCACGAACAAGTACGCCGAGGGCTACCCCGGTCGCCGCTACTACGGTGGCTGCGAAGAGGTCGACGTCGCGGAGGAGCTCGCGATCGACCGCGCCAAGGCCCTCTTCGGGGCGAAATTCGCCAACGTCCAGCCGCACTCGGGCGCGACCGCGAACGCGGCCGTCCTGCACGCGATCGCCCGCCCCGGCGACACGCTGCTCGGTCTGTCGCTCGACCAGGGCGGACACCTCACGCACGGCATGAAGATCAACTTCTCGGGCCGGCTCTACAACATCGTCGCCTACGGCGTCGACCCCGAGACCTCGGTCATCGACATGGACGAGGTCCACCGCCTGGCCGTGGAGCACAAGCCCAAGGTCATCATCGCGGGCTGGTCCGCCTACCCCCGTCAGCTCGACTTCGCGCGCTTCCGCGCGATCGCCGACGAGGTGGGCGCCTACCTCTGGGTCGACATGGCGCACTTCGCGGGTCTCGTGGCCGCCGGGGTTCACCCGTCGCCCGTGCCGCACGCGCACGTCGTGTCGTCGACCGTTCACAAGACGATCGGTGGACCCCGCTCCGGCTTCATCCTCACGAACGACGAAGATCTCGCGAAGAAGCTCAACACGGCGGTGTTCCCGGGTCAGCAGGGTGGCCCGCTCATGCACGTCATCGCGGCGAAGGCGACGGCGTTCAAGCTCGCCGCCACGCCCGAGTTCAAGGAGCGTCAGGAGCGTGTCCTCCGCGGCGCGCACATCATCGCGGAGCGCCTTTCGCTGCAGGACGTGAAGGACGCCGGCATCACCGTCCGCTCGGGCGGCACCGACGTGCACCTCGTGCTCGTCGACCTGCGCAACGCCGAGATCGACGGCAAGCAGGCCGAGGATCTCCTGCACGAGATCCACATCACGGTCAACCGCAACGCCGTGCCGAACGACCCCCGCCCGCCGATGGTGACGTCCGGCCTCCGCATCGGAACCCCGGCCCTCGCGACCCGCGGGTTCGGCGACGCGGAGTTCACGGAGGTCGCCGACGTCATCGCGCTCGCGCTACAGCCGGGCGCGGATGTGGAGGCGCTCCGCGCGCGCGTCGCCGCGCTCACGGCGGCCTTCCCGCTGTACCCCGGTCTGCAGCAGTAG
- a CDS encoding family 20 glycosylhydrolase — MISRRRLVSVSAAVAMLVVGLAGCTAADQNGETVPLPALVPVPASLEAVGSAPFALDGEVSIAGDTDAAAALSALIAARTGLRIGTDDDGTIELRIDRAAGKRESYRLAVDEASVVVTGADAAGLFYGVQTLGQLLTREGEGWLFPAVVVEDAPRFAYRGVMLDVARHFQPVETVKAYIDRASGLKLNALHLHLSDDQGWRIELSSRPKLTELASGSAVGGDPGGFFTKADYREIVEYAASRHMIVVPEIDMPGHTQAVSAAYPELVEDPVITPGMLEAVAEYGGGTPTPGEVYEGIAVGFSSLRIHDEATYDFVADVFGELAAMTPGPYLHLGGDESLGTDPDDFAEFMDRATDIVADLGKTPITWHEAGAAPGLNPDTIGQYWGYTTPTDGMDEKARSYVRNGAQLILSPADAVYLDMKYDQSTTLGLAWANGPTSVERAYSWEPSQIIDGVEEADVLGIEAPLWAETVRDLDDIDELAFPRIAAAAEAAWSPATGAHPQRTWDSFRERVGAMGPLWTSLGIRFHPSDEIPWVSE; from the coding sequence ATGATCAGTCGACGACGACTCGTCTCGGTCTCCGCCGCCGTGGCGATGCTGGTCGTGGGCTTGGCCGGCTGCACCGCCGCCGACCAGAATGGAGAGACCGTGCCACTCCCCGCCCTCGTTCCCGTGCCCGCCTCGCTCGAGGCCGTCGGTTCCGCTCCGTTCGCCCTCGACGGCGAGGTGAGCATCGCCGGAGACACGGATGCCGCGGCCGCCTTGAGCGCCCTGATCGCCGCTCGAACGGGTCTCCGGATCGGAACCGACGACGACGGCACGATCGAGCTGCGGATCGACCGCGCCGCCGGGAAGCGGGAGTCCTACCGCCTCGCCGTGGACGAGGCATCCGTCGTCGTCACCGGAGCCGACGCGGCCGGCCTCTTCTACGGCGTCCAGACGCTGGGGCAGCTCCTCACCCGCGAGGGCGAAGGATGGCTCTTCCCCGCCGTCGTCGTGGAGGATGCGCCGCGCTTCGCGTACCGGGGCGTCATGCTCGATGTGGCCCGGCACTTCCAGCCCGTGGAGACCGTGAAGGCCTATATCGACCGCGCGTCGGGCCTGAAGCTGAACGCGCTGCACCTCCACCTGTCCGACGACCAGGGCTGGCGCATCGAGCTCTCGTCGCGGCCGAAGCTCACGGAGCTCGCGTCCGGCTCGGCGGTCGGCGGCGACCCGGGCGGGTTCTTCACCAAGGCCGACTATCGCGAGATCGTCGAGTACGCGGCATCCCGTCACATGATCGTCGTTCCCGAGATCGACATGCCGGGGCACACGCAGGCCGTGAGTGCGGCGTATCCCGAGCTCGTCGAGGATCCGGTCATCACCCCCGGGATGCTGGAGGCCGTCGCCGAGTACGGGGGCGGCACGCCCACCCCCGGCGAGGTGTACGAGGGCATCGCGGTGGGGTTCTCTTCGCTCAGGATCCACGACGAGGCCACGTACGACTTCGTCGCCGACGTCTTCGGGGAGCTCGCCGCGATGACGCCGGGACCGTACCTCCATCTCGGGGGCGACGAATCGCTGGGCACCGATCCCGACGACTTCGCTGAGTTCATGGACCGTGCGACCGACATCGTGGCCGACCTCGGAAAGACGCCGATCACGTGGCATGAAGCCGGTGCCGCTCCGGGTCTGAACCCCGACACGATCGGGCAGTACTGGGGGTACACGACACCGACCGACGGGATGGACGAGAAGGCGCGCTCGTACGTCCGCAACGGAGCGCAGCTCATCCTCTCGCCGGCCGACGCCGTCTACCTCGACATGAAGTACGACCAGAGCACGACGCTCGGACTCGCGTGGGCGAACGGTCCCACGAGCGTCGAGCGCGCGTACTCGTGGGAGCCGTCGCAGATCATCGACGGCGTCGAAGAGGCCGACGTCCTCGGCATCGAGGCGCCGCTCTGGGCCGAGACGGTCCGCGACCTCGACGACATCGACGAGCTCGCCTTCCCCCGCATCGCCGCGGCGGCGGAGGCGGCGTGGTCACCTGCCACTGGCGCCCATCCCCAGCGCACGTGGGATTCGTTCCGCGAGCGAGTCGGGGCCATGGGCCCCCTGTGGACGAGCCTCGGCATCCGTTTCCACCCCTCCGACGAGATCCCCTGGGTCAGCGAGTGA
- the nagA gene encoding N-acetylglucosamine-6-phosphate deacetylase produces the protein MTTLLHSVRLVDGGIVIDDAWVLFGGGRVEARGTGTDRPDASTAVDARSLAGEGAVLTPGFIDIHGHGGAGVSYDDGPEAIRAARALHRAHGTTRAVISLVTAPLETLERRAAMVADLMATDADILGSHLEGPFLDPGHKGAHDPSLLRAPDAASVERLLEAGRGTVRQITLAPELPGGLEAIRAVVAAGAAAAVGHTSADAHQAREAFDAGATILTHAFNAMPGLHHRDPGPVGAAASDPRVTLEVIADGVHLDPEIVRIAFAAAPGRIALVTDAMAAAGAEDGRYDLGSLAVDVVGGVARLAGGGSIAGSTLTQDVALRHAVAAGVPFSEAVAALTSVPARAVGRSHDLGSLDIGSLGDAVLLDTDLQVRAVWVGGERS, from the coding sequence GTGACGACTCTTCTGCACTCCGTCCGCCTCGTCGACGGAGGCATCGTCATCGACGACGCCTGGGTGCTCTTCGGGGGTGGCCGCGTCGAAGCGCGCGGCACGGGAACCGACCGACCGGATGCCTCTACCGCGGTCGACGCACGATCGCTCGCGGGTGAAGGAGCCGTCCTCACTCCGGGCTTCATCGACATCCACGGTCACGGCGGCGCGGGCGTCTCGTACGACGACGGCCCCGAGGCGATTCGCGCGGCGCGGGCGCTTCACCGGGCGCACGGCACGACCCGCGCCGTGATCTCGCTCGTGACGGCTCCGCTTGAGACCCTCGAACGCCGGGCGGCGATGGTCGCCGACCTCATGGCGACGGATGCCGACATCCTCGGTTCGCACCTCGAAGGACCCTTCCTCGACCCCGGCCACAAGGGCGCCCACGATCCGTCGCTCCTCCGCGCACCCGACGCCGCCTCGGTCGAACGCCTGCTCGAGGCCGGTCGCGGGACGGTCCGGCAGATCACGCTCGCGCCCGAGCTGCCCGGCGGGCTCGAGGCCATCCGAGCGGTCGTCGCGGCCGGGGCGGCCGCCGCCGTGGGCCACACCTCCGCCGATGCGCACCAGGCCCGGGAGGCGTTCGATGCGGGCGCCACGATCCTCACCCACGCGTTCAACGCGATGCCGGGCCTGCACCACCGGGATCCCGGCCCTGTCGGTGCCGCGGCATCCGACCCCCGCGTGACCCTCGAGGTCATCGCCGACGGCGTGCACCTCGACCCGGAGATCGTCCGGATCGCCTTCGCCGCCGCGCCGGGCCGCATCGCACTGGTCACCGACGCGATGGCGGCGGCGGGCGCCGAAGACGGGCGCTACGACCTGGGTTCGCTCGCCGTCGACGTCGTCGGCGGGGTCGCGCGCCTCGCGGGCGGCGGATCGATCGCGGGATCGACGCTCACGCAGGACGTCGCGCTCCGCCATGCCGTCGCGGCGGGTGTGCCGTTCTCGGAAGCGGTCGCCGCGCTGACGAGCGTGCCCGCACGGGCGGTCGGCCGTTCGCACGACCTCGGCTCGCTGGACATCGGCTCGCTCGGTGACGCGGTGCTTTTGGATACCGACCTTCAGGTGCGAGCCGTCTGGGTGGGCGGCGAGCGCAGCTAA
- a CDS encoding RidA family protein, which yields MVSPVRLVRSAELSDAPYAYAAVVASGVRLVFLAGACPLEHDGTTAAVGSYVGQAEKCIENLIAALRAVGATLQDVVSTRVLVVSAERSDLGLVWGVVHDAFGDHDVPSTLLGVTVLGYADQLVEIEAVAAIADPSVDANDGSSATP from the coding sequence ATGGTCTCGCCCGTGCGCCTCGTTCGATCCGCCGAGCTCAGCGATGCGCCGTATGCGTACGCGGCCGTCGTGGCCAGCGGCGTGCGGCTGGTCTTTCTCGCCGGGGCGTGCCCGCTGGAGCACGACGGGACGACGGCGGCCGTCGGGAGCTACGTCGGCCAGGCCGAGAAGTGCATCGAGAATCTGATCGCGGCCCTCCGGGCAGTGGGCGCGACATTGCAGGATGTCGTGAGCACGCGCGTTCTGGTCGTCTCCGCTGAGAGGTCGGATCTCGGCCTCGTGTGGGGAGTCGTCCACGATGCCTTCGGCGACCATGACGTCCCGAGCACGCTGCTGGGCGTCACCGTTCTGGGCTATGCGGATCAGCTCGTCGAGATCGAGGCCGTTGCCGCGATCGCAGACCCGTCCGTCGACGCGAACGACGGGTCGAGCGCCACTCCTTAG
- a CDS encoding sigma-70 family RNA polymerase sigma factor: MTSIDSPGEALETGDSSEPADADLVLRTRSGDKSAFGELWFRHYRSGITVARSVSPTLDADDLVQEAYARIYQSILRGGGPTGSFRAYLFTSIRNTAAGWGRAGREDTIDLLDTLEDPATSDEATDAALDRGLTHRAFRSLPTRWQEVLWYTEIEQMKPAEIAPLLGMKPTAVAQLAFRAREGLREAWIQAHLQSLADGSECQWTIERLGAHARENLSRRDRRKVDEHLADCARCTIVAAEAKDVSSRLALVLLPLALGATGAAAYLATLQGGGVPAVALAASAAPAVPSSLAVAPTAKIAGGSTSGAGGSAAAGGSTTAGGSVAAGSTAAGGTTVGGTAAAGGSVAAGGSAAAGGSAVAVGSAAAGAVGVGTAAAAAGAGAGGILSGIGAMVGVTTAAAVLVGSAVAASIVAPEAFGLTAPSAASDTTTTSQTSADDPTAILAEETSDGAADPGAGTEVVPGLSFPAGMPSAGSASVSWAGEQPTFTIPLSGDAGATVEVLLNGSVASATSLDAGGGGSASIAPNYGLVNSDARVGLRYRVGDWTGATRSLRLSDIADLAAVAAAMKPQPNDSRPDSSDPGTTVEQGSTPGQGGTTGTQGNGPTQNKGNPTGNGTTNGKGASSGGASTGTTENDTTHSSTGKSGATGTSTTGKGTTATTGKGSGAATGKGVTVATDPITASTTDSILSDPSTTTASSGSNRNTTPANANAAGGNGNAAGNGNGSGGNGNRGAASGKATASAGNKTAVPPSTVTPTPVEEPAPTPITDEAALPAS, from the coding sequence GTGACCAGCATCGACAGCCCCGGCGAGGCCTTGGAAACGGGCGACAGCTCAGAGCCCGCCGACGCCGACCTCGTCCTGCGCACCCGTTCGGGCGACAAGTCCGCCTTCGGGGAGCTGTGGTTCCGCCACTATCGGTCCGGCATCACCGTCGCCCGCTCCGTCAGCCCGACGCTCGACGCGGACGACCTCGTGCAGGAGGCGTACGCCCGCATCTACCAGTCGATCCTCCGCGGGGGCGGTCCCACCGGATCGTTCCGCGCCTACCTCTTCACCAGCATCCGCAACACCGCGGCCGGCTGGGGCCGCGCGGGCCGGGAAGACACGATCGACCTTCTCGACACGCTGGAAGACCCTGCCACGAGCGATGAGGCGACGGATGCCGCGCTCGACCGTGGTCTCACGCATCGGGCGTTCCGCAGCCTGCCGACGAGGTGGCAGGAGGTGCTCTGGTACACCGAGATCGAGCAGATGAAGCCGGCCGAGATCGCGCCGCTGCTCGGCATGAAGCCGACGGCCGTCGCCCAGCTCGCCTTCCGGGCGCGCGAGGGCCTGCGCGAGGCGTGGATCCAGGCTCATCTGCAGTCACTCGCGGACGGCTCCGAGTGCCAGTGGACGATCGAGCGCCTGGGAGCCCACGCCCGCGAGAACCTGTCCCGTCGTGACCGGCGCAAGGTGGACGAGCATCTCGCGGATTGCGCGCGGTGCACCATCGTGGCGGCTGAGGCGAAGGATGTCTCGAGCCGGCTGGCCCTCGTGCTCCTTCCTCTCGCTCTCGGTGCGACCGGCGCCGCGGCCTATCTGGCGACGCTTCAGGGCGGTGGCGTCCCGGCCGTGGCACTCGCGGCGAGTGCTGCTCCGGCGGTGCCGTCGAGTCTCGCCGTCGCACCGACGGCCAAGATCGCCGGAGGCAGCACCTCGGGAGCAGGCGGCTCTGCGGCTGCGGGCGGATCGACGACGGCCGGCGGATCGGTCGCGGCCGGGTCGACGGCCGCGGGCGGCACGACGGTCGGTGGAACGGCCGCGGCAGGCGGATCGGTGGCCGCCGGCGGCTCTGCCGCAGCGGGCGGGTCTGCCGTCGCCGTCGGCTCTGCCGCGGCGGGCGCTGTCGGCGTCGGCACGGCCGCCGCCGCAGCGGGAGCGGGAGCGGGCGGAATCCTCTCGGGAATCGGCGCGATGGTCGGCGTCACGACAGCGGCAGCCGTCCTGGTGGGATCGGCGGTGGCTGCGTCGATCGTCGCCCCCGAGGCCTTCGGCCTGACTGCTCCCTCCGCCGCGTCGGACACCACCACCACTAGCCAGACTTCGGCGGATGATCCGACGGCGATCTTGGCCGAGGAGACGTCCGACGGGGCCGCGGATCCCGGCGCGGGCACGGAGGTCGTCCCGGGCCTCTCGTTCCCCGCGGGCATGCCCTCGGCCGGCAGCGCGAGCGTCTCGTGGGCGGGCGAACAGCCGACCTTCACGATCCCCCTGTCGGGCGACGCGGGCGCAACAGTGGAAGTGCTCTTGAACGGCTCCGTCGCCTCGGCGACGTCCCTCGATGCCGGAGGCGGCGGAAGCGCCTCGATCGCGCCCAACTACGGTCTCGTCAACAGCGATGCGCGCGTGGGCCTCCGCTACCGGGTCGGCGACTGGACCGGTGCGACTCGGTCTCTGCGTCTGAGCGACATCGCCGACCTCGCCGCCGTCGCCGCGGCCATGAAGCCGCAGCCGAACGACAGCCGCCCCGACTCGTCCGACCCGGGCACCACGGTCGAACAGGGAAGCACTCCTGGCCAGGGCGGCACCACGGGCACGCAGGGGAACGGCCCCACGCAGAACAAAGGCAATCCCACCGGCAACGGCACGACGAACGGCAAGGGCGCTTCGAGCGGCGGCGCTTCGACGGGGACCACCGAGAACGACACGACCCACTCTTCCACCGGCAAGAGCGGTGCAACCGGGACGTCCACCACGGGCAAGGGCACGACCGCGACGACGGGCAAAGGCAGCGGCGCGGCGACCGGAAAGGGCGTCACGGTCGCAACGGACCCCATCACCGCCTCCACCACCGACAGCATCCTGAGCGATCCGAGCACCACGACCGCGTCGAGCGGATCCAACCGCAACACCACCCCGGCCAACGCCAACGCGGCGGGCGGCAACGGCAACGCAGCCGGCAACGGCAACGGGTCGGGCGGCAACGGGAACAGAGGCGCCGCGAGCGGGAAGGCCACCGCCTCGGCCGGCAACAAGACTGCGGTGCCCCCGTCCACCGTCACGCCGACGCCGGTGGAGGAGCCCGCACCGACCCCGATCACGGACGAGGCGGCGCTGCCCGCGTCTTAG
- a CDS encoding YrdB family protein: MPDTPNVRPTAPAEPEPGTRAPLSGIDILAFLCELFAFASLAIWGFLFWAFPWNIVFGIGAPIVAILVWALFVSPRAVFGVHPFIRALVELLVYASATMAWWSMGQPWIGLGFGIVAVTIGVFAGRRRFA, translated from the coding sequence ATGCCCGACACTCCAAACGTCCGCCCCACCGCACCGGCCGAGCCGGAGCCGGGCACGCGGGCACCCCTCTCGGGCATCGACATCCTGGCCTTCCTTTGCGAGCTGTTCGCGTTCGCCTCGCTCGCCATCTGGGGCTTCCTCTTCTGGGCCTTCCCGTGGAACATCGTCTTCGGCATCGGCGCGCCGATCGTCGCGATCCTCGTGTGGGCGCTCTTCGTCTCGCCGCGCGCCGTCTTCGGTGTGCACCCCTTCATCCGCGCGCTCGTCGAGCTGCTCGTCTACGCGTCGGCCACCATGGCGTGGTGGAGCATGGGGCAGCCCTGGATCGGACTCGGCTTCGGGATCGTCGCCGTGACGATCGGCGTCTTCGCAGGCCGGCGCCGATTCGCGTGA
- a CDS encoding FAD-linked oxidase C-terminal domain-containing protein: MSATADDVVARLSAVLGDCLDTSEAARQDARADKSGHAASGLPLAVVHAQSVSDVQQTLRIATETRTPVVTRGAGTGLAGGANAGGGEIALSVRAMQRILEVRPDDLLAVVEPGIINAELNAALADYGLWWAPDPASRAIATVGGNIATGAGGLLCAKYGVVRDAVLGVDLVLADGRLLKLGHRTVKGVTGLDLTSLVIGSEGTLGVIVGATLKLRRLVPGTVATIAATFPDVRTAAEASAAVTASGAQPAIMELMDAASLRAVHALLSLGPPTAGAAQLTIQTDGPAADVEADAIAAVLQATGGTVAVTHDREEGERLLAIRRSMHPAMETLGTTLIEDVSVPRSMLPAMFDEIARVERDHGIVIPTVAHAGDGNLHPNFVFAGEVGPDGTVEVPPAVWDAADDLFRAALRLGGTLTGEHGVGVLKRRWLADELGDDQWRLQRDITRVFDPLGILNPGKVFAE, translated from the coding sequence GTGAGCGCGACCGCCGACGACGTCGTCGCCCGCCTGAGCGCCGTCCTCGGCGACTGTCTCGACACCTCGGAGGCGGCACGACAGGACGCCCGCGCCGACAAGTCGGGGCACGCGGCATCCGGTCTCCCCCTCGCCGTCGTCCACGCGCAGTCCGTCTCGGACGTCCAGCAGACGCTGCGCATCGCGACCGAGACCCGCACCCCGGTCGTCACCCGCGGCGCGGGCACGGGGCTCGCCGGCGGCGCCAATGCCGGAGGCGGAGAGATCGCGCTCTCGGTCCGCGCGATGCAGCGGATCCTCGAGGTGCGTCCCGACGACCTCCTCGCCGTCGTCGAGCCCGGGATCATCAACGCCGAGCTCAACGCCGCGCTCGCGGACTACGGCCTGTGGTGGGCGCCCGATCCCGCGAGCCGTGCGATCGCGACGGTCGGCGGCAACATCGCGACCGGCGCCGGCGGCCTCCTGTGCGCGAAGTACGGTGTGGTCCGGGATGCCGTGCTCGGCGTCGATCTGGTGCTCGCCGACGGGCGGCTGCTGAAGCTCGGTCACCGTACGGTCAAGGGCGTCACTGGCCTGGACCTCACGTCGCTCGTCATCGGCTCGGAGGGCACGCTCGGCGTCATCGTCGGCGCGACGCTCAAGCTGCGACGCCTCGTGCCGGGCACGGTCGCGACGATCGCCGCGACTTTCCCCGACGTGCGGACGGCGGCCGAGGCATCCGCTGCCGTCACGGCATCGGGCGCGCAGCCGGCGATCATGGAGCTGATGGATGCCGCGTCCCTCCGCGCCGTCCACGCCCTGCTGAGCCTGGGGCCGCCGACCGCGGGGGCCGCGCAGCTCACGATCCAGACGGACGGGCCGGCAGCCGATGTCGAAGCCGACGCGATCGCCGCCGTCCTGCAGGCGACGGGCGGCACTGTCGCGGTGACCCATGATCGTGAAGAGGGCGAGCGTCTGCTCGCGATCCGCCGCTCGATGCATCCGGCGATGGAGACCCTCGGGACGACGCTCATCGAGGACGTCTCGGTGCCCCGGAGCATGCTTCCCGCGATGTTCGACGAGATCGCCCGCGTCGAGCGAGACCACGGCATCGTCATCCCGACCGTCGCGCACGCGGGTGACGGCAACCTCCACCCCAACTTCGTGTTCGCCGGCGAGGTGGGCCCCGACGGCACGGTCGAGGTCCCGCCCGCCGTGTGGGACGCCGCGGACGACCTCTTCCGCGCCGCGCTGCGGCTCGGCGGCACCCTCACGGGCGAGCACGGTGTCGGGGTGCTCAAGCGGCGCTGGCTGGCCGACGAGCTGGGCGACGACCAGTGGCGGCTGCAGCGGGACATCACACGCGTCTTCGATCCGCTCGGCATCCTCAATCCGGGCAAGGTCTTCGCGGAGTGA